The sequence GATCCAGCACCCGGCCTCCATGAGCCATCTGCGCACCGCCCCCGAGGTGAAGGCGCGGCTGGGCATCACCGACGGCCTGCTTCGCTTTTCGGTCGGAATCGAGGACCAGCCGGATCTCCTCGCGGATCTGGAACGGGGATTCCAGGCCATCGGATTGAAATGATGCGGCTGTTCATCAATGGGGCGGAAAAACAGGCTCCCGCCTTGTCCACCGTTGCCGAGCTTAGCGACTGGCTCCAGCTCCCCGCCTTCGGCACCGCCGTCGAATTGAATGGCGAAGTCATCCGGCGGGCCGAGCACCCGACCACCGCGTTGAAAGACGGCGATCGGCTGGAGGTGGTGCGCCTGGTGGGCGGGGGCTGAACGGCGCCCCCGCGATTCAATTCACCGACAGGGTGTACCCGAAGGTCCCAGTTGCAGTGGTGTTGCCCGCCCTGACCCGCACGGCATAGACTCCTGCGGGCAGGTTGCCGGAATTGAAGGACCTCGTGCCGCCGGAGCCACCGATGCTGTCGGCCCACACGCCGCCGGGTCCGATGACTTCCACCCAGAAATCCTGCCCGCCTGTGGGCGTCATGGTGATGGTGCGCGAACCGGCGGAGGGCTGGGTGAACCGCCAGGCCTGGCTCTGATTCCGGTCATAGTAGATGCCCGAGCTGGGGGCGTAGGTTTGCAGGTTGCCCGTCACGGTGAAGGGAAAGGCGCGCGTCTGCCACAGGGCGTTGCCCGTGAAATAAGCTGGCGTGGGCTCGGGGATGTTCTCCAAGGCGAGTTGGGACACAGCCGAGGACCAGGCACCGCCGGAGACACGGCTTTTCACGCCCAACAGATAGCTGGGGTAGCAGGCGAGGGTCGCATTGTTGAATTCGCCGGTGCCATCGGCCAGGGTGGTGTTGGACCGGACAGCCTGCCAGAGGGTGGTGAGCGCGGTGGTGTCGCCGGCCAGGGAATTCTTCCAGATACCCCAGAGGGTGGTGGCCACGGAGCCGCGCGTGAATTCCGAACGATGGGCGCTGGCCACCTGGTCGTGGCGGGTGAGATCAAAGGCTTCCACCTGCTGGGAGCCGTTCCCGTCCAGGTAGCTGTCAAGCAGCATGGAATTGTTGCGCACCGCTCCCGCCAGGAAATCACAGAACCCGCCCACAAAACCGACCGTGCTCTCGCTCTGGAAGTAGCGGCTCACATAGGTATTGTCGTTGTCCCGGCGCAGCAAGGAGAAGCTGCTGGAGCCATCGGATTTTGAGCTGTAATCGGCAAATAGCATGTGGGCGCTGACTTCCTGGATCACGCCGTCATCCCACTCATCCGTTTCACTGAAGGCTGGCCCCCCCTGCAGGCCGTTCAGGCTTTGGGTGAAGACGGCGCGGCCCGAGCTGGTGACCACCTGGGAACCGTTCTTGAGCACGTAGGGGTAGCCGCGCTGCTGGTGGACGGGGTTGGAGTTGGTGGACCAGTAGGTGAAGAGGCTGGGCAGCCGGAGGCTCGGCTCCAGGCCCTTGAGCGCCAGGCCCTGGGCCAGCATCTGGTCGTTGATGTTGAAGGCACCGGCGATGCGGCTGGAGGCGGTGGCGGTGAGCGTGAGGGTGCCGTCGGAATTGGCGGTGACATTGCTGCTGGCCACGGACCATTCGTCATTCACGGTGAATCCGGCCGTGGTGTCGAAGGGCTGGTTGATGACGCCGCCGCGCATGAAGAAATCGTTGGTGCCCGAGCCGCCGGGGACTTCGTATTCCGCATAGACCGTGGCGTAAAGCTGGGTGCCGGGAGGGACATCCACATAGGCCGTGCCATCGGTTCCCAGGTAGCCCGAAGCGAGCAGGGTATCGCCGCTGACCTGCCTCACTTCCGCATAGGAGTGACGGATGGGCAGGGTGGTGGTGGAGCCGAATCCCGAGGAGGTCAAGGTCCGCTTCTCGAACTGGCCGAGGATGGTGACCCTGACGGTGCCGCCGGAGCCGCCATCGTCGGAAACGGTGGTGCAGCCTACCAAGAACACGAGGGGAATCGCAAAGAGCCAAGTGCGCCAATTCAACAGGCTCATGGGGACCTCCAGGTAGATTCAGAACGGGATGGGTAAGGATGGGTGCGTCGAGTTCGAGGATTAGTTCAATTGCCGTGCCAAAGCGATTCAGGGGGTGAGGATGTCCCAGGTTCCCGCCTGTCCGTCCGCGGTCCACGGAATGCCTGCCAGAGGCTTCCAATCCGTGATTCCATCCAGGTTAATGGTGACACCGCCGATGGGTTTAGTCGAACGGAACAGGTGGATGTTGTCTACAAGCCCGGCCTCGAGAAAAGCCTGGGCGGTCCTGGCTCCACCCTCCACCAGCACCCGGCCGACCCCCCGGGAGGACAGCTCGTGCAACAGATGTCGCAAACTGCATCCAGACCCCGAAGGGGACGGGGGCACGTGCAGATCCTCCACGCCGCGCAGGGGAGCAGCCTCCCCCACCAGGATCCGAAGCGCGGGCTGGCCGGGATAGGGCCGCCAGACCTTTTTTTCGGAGCCCAATCTGCCGCCGGGGTCCAGCACCACACGGTAGAACCGACGATGGGCGGCCAGGGGTTCGGGCCAGCGGTCCGTGAGCTGGGGATCATCCTGCTCGATGGTCCCCCGTCCCACCAGGATCGCGTCCGAAGCGCGCCGGAGCGCGTGAGCCAGGGATTGGATCGCGGGGGGGGTCACGGAAGTCGTCACGCCCGCAGGACCCAGGCCGCCATCGGAGCCCAGGGCCAACTTGAGGGAGACCCAGGGAAGCCCGGTCTGGATGAACTTGAAAAAAGGCGCGTGGAAGCGGGAGCAGGCCTCCAGGAGCACCCCCTCCGTCACCTCGCGGCCCGCCGCCCGGAGGATGGCGATGCCGCCGCCATCCACGCGCGGATTCGGATCCCGGACGCCGACCACGATCCTGCTGACTCCCGCCTGGAGGAGCGCATCCGTGCAGGGTGGCGTGCGGCCGTGGTGGCAGCAGGGTTCGAGGGTGACAAAGGCGGTGGCGCCCGTCACGTCATTGCCCCTGGCCTCGGCATCCATCAGGGCGATGATCTCACCATGGGGATCCCCAGCCCGGGAATGGGCCCCCTGCCCGATGATGCGCCCCTCCTTCACGAGCAGACAGCCTACGGGCGGATTGGGACTGGAAAGACCCACCCCCTTCTGGGCCTCCTTGAGGGCCAGCGCCATGAAGCGTTCATCGCCGCTCAGGAGGGCCGGGTCAGGAAAGGGACCGCCGCAGGCAAGGTCCCAAGCCAGGGCCGCATCCAGCTCAGGCATCTAACAGCCCGTCCACAAAAGCCTCGGCGTTGAAGGGAATCAGGTCGTCCACCCCCTCGCCCACGCCCACGAAGGCGATGGGGAGCTTCAGGCGCTCCAGGATGGGCACCACCACGCCGCCCTTGGCGCTGCCATCCAGTTTCGTGAGCACCAGGTCCGTGACCCCCGCGGCCAGCTTGAAAGCCTCGGCCTGGTGGATGCCGTTCTGGCCGGTGGTGGCGTCCAGCACCAGCAGCACCCGGTGTGGCGCGTCGGGAATGACCTTCTGGAGGCTACGGCGGATCTTGTCGAGTTCCTTCATGAGATGGTCCTTGGTGTGCAAGCGTCCGGCGGTGTCGATGAGTACCCAATGGGTGCCCTTGGCCTTGGCGCTGGTGGCTCCGTCGAAGGCGATGGCCGCGGGGTCGCCGCCCATCTGGTTGCGGATCACCGGCACGCCCGCCCGCTGCCCCCAGAGTTCCAACTGATCAATGGCGGCGGCGCGGAAGGTATCGCCGGCCACCACGAGGACCTCCTCGCCCCTGCCCTTCAGGTGGGCGGCGAGCTTGCCGAGCGTGGTGGTCTTGCCGACGCCATTGACGCCCACCAGGAGCACGACCTGGGTGCAGGGCGCCTCGAAGGGCCGGAGCGGCTGCTGGTGGATGATCTTGAGCAGCTCGTCCTTGAGCACAGCCTTGGGGTCGATTTCACCGCTTCGCTTCATTTCGAAACGCAGGCGGAGCATGAGCCGCTCCACCGCGTGCACACCCAGATCCGCCTGCAGCAGCAGGTCTTCCAGCTCCAGCAACTGGTCCTCGTCCAGCTTCCGGAGCCCGAGCAGGTGCCCCAGGGGCCGCAGCACCACTTCCTGGGTGCGCTTGAGCCCCTGCCGGAACTTATCGATCAGACCAGTGAAAAGAGCCACGAGAACCTCGGATCTGAAATTGTACCGAAGCCAAGATTAGACCGGGATCACCGCCCTATCTGGACTTGGCGCCGTGGCGCGCGGCTTTGAGATAACGCTCGGCTTGGCGCAGGTTCTCCAGTAGATCCGGATCTCCCGGACGGGAGGCCAGAGCGAACCGGAAATCCTCCACGCTTTCTTGGAATTGCTTCAGTTCGAAATTCGTCCGGCCACGGTTGTAGTGGGCCTCGGGGAGCGTTGGGTCCAGCGCGAGGGACTGGTTCAGCACCTCCAGGGCTTCGCGAAAGGCCGCCCGCTCGTTGAGACAGCGGCCCAGGTTAGACCAGGCGAAGGATTGCTTGGGGTCCGCTTTGAGCGCTTCCCGCAGGGTCGATTCCGCATCTTCGAATTTCTTTTGTTGGGCAAGCGCCTCACCCTTCCAGGCGAGGGCCTCCGCATCACCGGGTTTCAGGGCCAGCAGCGCATCCGCACAGGCCTGTTCGCTCAACCAGTCTGGGACAAGCCGGGCTTCGGAGCAGGCCGAGCGGTAACTGGCCATGGAGCCCAATTTCCCATTCTCCCGATGAGCGGCCAAGGCTTCCGGGTGGCGCTCCAGACGGCTGAGGGCATTGGCGCGGAGGAGCCTCTCCAGACCGGCCTTCGGACCACTCTTGGCCTCGATCTGCGGTATGGCGGCCTCACAGACTTCCAGCATGCGTTCCCATCGCTGCGCTTTCTGCAAGGCCTTCAGCCAATAGGTCAGAAAGAATCCGCGATCCCTGGGAGCGAGGGATTCGAACAGATCGGCCAGTTCGTTCCATTTCTGTGCTTTTTCAAGAGCCTCCGCCTTGGCCTGGATGGCCTGGGGAGAAAGGGGCTGCTGCTGAGTTGGCGGGGTTTGAAGGGCGAAGGGGATCATGCAGTTCCTATCAACTGGCTTGGTTGATGGCCCCGAACGATTCCAACGCGCCAAGCCACGATGAAGTCGGCAAACAGGTGGAGGCATCAGGGGTTGCCGGTGGATGTTCCACGTAGAACCACCAAGTTAATTAATCAAACAAATATATATAATGCCTTTAAAATCAACCATTTGATAAACAACAAAATACGCGTCTTATTTTTTCCTATTGTTCTTTTTGATGCCGATCTTGGCTTTCTTCCGCTGTTCTGGCCGCACCCAGCCCACCAGGGCCTTTTCGAACACCTCTTCGACGTGGCTCACGGGATGGAAGCGCAGTTGCTTGCGGACTTCCGGCTCGATGTCCTCCAGATCCTTGAGATTGGGTTTGGGAATGATGATGTCCCGGAGCCCAAGGCGCAGGGCCGCGAGGCTTTTCTCCTTCAAGCCGCCGATGGCCAAGGCTTCGCCGCGCAGATCGATTTCGCCGGTCATGGCGAAGGTGTTGCGGATGGGAATGCCTTTGAGGGCGGACAGCAGCACCGTCGCCATGGCGAGGCCCGCGCTGGGGCCGTCTTTGGGGATGGCGCCTTCGGGGAAATGGATGTGCAGGTCCCGTTTCTGGAACAGCTCCGGATCGATCTCGAAGGCCTCGCTCCGGCTCCGGATGTAGCTCAAAGCGGCCTGGGCGCTCTCTTTCATGACATCTCCGAGCTGGCCGGTGAGGATGAGACCGCCCTTTCCGGGCATGGAGAGGCCTTCCACGAAGAGGACTTCCCCGCCGGTGCTGGTCCAGGCGAGGCCGGTCACCACGCCGATGCGCGGCGCCTTGAGGCGCTCGTCCGGAAGGATCTTGATGGGCCCCAACAGCTCCTGGATGTTTTTTTCGGTGAGGGTGATTTTTGATTTGAAGCTCTCATCCGCCACGCTGCGCGCGACCTTCCGGCACACGGCGCCGATCTCGCGCTCCAACTGGCGAAGGCCCGCCTCCCGGGTGTAGCCGGTCACCAGGGAGGTGAGTCCCGCCTTGGTGAAAACCAACTGCTTCACGGTGATCCCGTGCTTCTCCAACTGCTTGGGGATGAGGTGCCGCACGGCGATGCCGAGCTTTTCCTCCAGCGTGTAGCTCGACAGGTGGATGATTTCCATGCGGTCCCGGAAAGCCGGCTGGATGGGGTCCAGCTCATTGGCGTTGGCGAGGAAGAGCACCTGGGAAAGGTCCAGCGGCACGTTCAGGTAGTGGTCCCGGAAGGTATGGTTCTGCTCCGGATCCAGGACTTCCAGCAGGGCCGCGGAGGGGTCGCCGCGCATGTCGCGCCCGATCTTGTCCACCTCGTCCAGCATGATCACGGGGTTCATGGATTTCACCTGGTGCAGGGCCTGGATGATCCGGCCCGGCATGGCGCCCACATAGGTCCGGCGGTGGCCGCGGATCTCGCTCTCGTCATGCACGCCGCCCAGGGAGATGCGCGCGTACTTCCTTCCGAGGGCCTTGGCGATGCTGCGTCCCAGCGAGGTCTTCCCGACGCCCGGCGGGCCCACCAGGCAGAGGATCGTCCCCTTCAGGTTGGGGTTCAATTTCCGCACCGCGAGGAATTCCAGCAGCCGCTCCTTGATTTTTTTCAGGCCGTAGTGGTCCTCGTCGAGAACCTCCGCGGCCTTGGCCAGGTCCAGGCTTTCCACATCCCGGAGGCCCCAGGGCAGCTCCGTCATCCACTCCAGGTAGGTGCGTGTGACCGCGGTTTCGCTGCTGTCGGGATGCATCCGTTCGAGCTTCTTCAACTGCCGCTCGATCTCCGTCATGACCTCCTCGGGGACCACGAGCTTGGCCAGCTTGTCCCGGAAGGCCTGGATCTCCTCGGCCAGCTCGGAGCCTTCGCCCAGCTCCTGCTGGATGGCCTTCAATTGCTGGCGGAGGTAATACTCGCGCTGGCCCTTATCGATCTCGCCCTTGGCTTCCAGGGTGATCTTCTGCTGGACCTCCAGCAGCTCGATCTCGCGCATCAGCAGCTCGTTCACGCGCTTGAGGCGGGGCAGCGGGTCCGTGATCTCCAGGACCTCCTGCAACTGCCGGGGCTTCATTTCCAGATTAGAGGCCACCAGATCCGAGAGGCGCCCAGGGTTCTCCAGGTTGGAAGCGATGATGAGGACTTCCTGGGGCATGGTCTTGCCCAGGGACACGGCCTTTTCGAGGGTCTGCTTGACCGAGCGCATGAGCGCGTCGGATTCCACCGTGGGCGCCACACCTTCGGGCTCCGTGACGGGCTCCACGCGCGCCTTCAGCAGCTCCTCGGTCTCCGTGAAGTATTCCACGCGCACGCGCTGGATGCCCTGCACCAGGGCCCGGATGCGGCCGTCGGGCAGCTTCAGCACGCGCATGATGAGCGCCGCGGTCCCGATGCGGTAGAGATCATCGGGCCCCGGATTGTCCATCTCCACCTGCTTCTGGGAGAGCAGCAGCACCATCCGGCTCTCGACCAGGGCGGTGTTGACGGCCCTCAGGGATTTCTCGCGGCTGACGCTCAGGGGCTGGATGACGAAGGGATAGACCACCACATCGCGCAGCGGTAGGACCGGCAGCACCTCCGGGATGCGCGGGGTCTCTTCGATCTGCAAGAGCTGGGAACCATTTTCCTCGGCCATGACTACCTCTGCCTACAGGATAGCGGTCCCACGGCCGGGCCAGTCTCGTCACTTGGCCTTGGTCCTCCTGGGCGGCGGTTCATCGCTTGGAAACAGCGGCAGTTCCTGGCCCGAGGGCAGGGGCGCGGGACGCGGTTTCGGTGGGAGCTCCGGATAGGATCCGGGCTTGGCATCGCGGTGCATCAGGGCTTCTTCGAGGGCCCGCA comes from Holophagaceae bacterium and encodes:
- the thiS gene encoding sulfur carrier protein ThiS; amino-acid sequence: MRLFINGAEKQAPALSTVAELSDWLQLPAFGTAVELNGEVIRRAEHPTTALKDGDRLEVVRLVGGG
- the ribD gene encoding bifunctional diaminohydroxyphosphoribosylaminopyrimidine deaminase/5-amino-6-(5-phosphoribosylamino)uracil reductase RibD; translation: MPELDAALAWDLACGGPFPDPALLSGDERFMALALKEAQKGVGLSSPNPPVGCLLVKEGRIIGQGAHSRAGDPHGEIIALMDAEARGNDVTGATAFVTLEPCCHHGRTPPCTDALLQAGVSRIVVGVRDPNPRVDGGGIAILRAAGREVTEGVLLEACSRFHAPFFKFIQTGLPWVSLKLALGSDGGLGPAGVTTSVTPPAIQSLAHALRRASDAILVGRGTIEQDDPQLTDRWPEPLAAHRRFYRVVLDPGGRLGSEKKVWRPYPGQPALRILVGEAAPLRGVEDLHVPPSPSGSGCSLRHLLHELSSRGVGRVLVEGGARTAQAFLEAGLVDNIHLFRSTKPIGGVTINLDGITDWKPLAGIPWTADGQAGTWDILTP
- the ftsY gene encoding signal recognition particle-docking protein FtsY, giving the protein MALFTGLIDKFRQGLKRTQEVVLRPLGHLLGLRKLDEDQLLELEDLLLQADLGVHAVERLMLRLRFEMKRSGEIDPKAVLKDELLKIIHQQPLRPFEAPCTQVVLLVGVNGVGKTTTLGKLAAHLKGRGEEVLVVAGDTFRAAAIDQLELWGQRAGVPVIRNQMGGDPAAIAFDGATSAKAKGTHWVLIDTAGRLHTKDHLMKELDKIRRSLQKVIPDAPHRVLLVLDATTGQNGIHQAEAFKLAAGVTDLVLTKLDGSAKGGVVVPILERLKLPIAFVGVGEGVDDLIPFNAEAFVDGLLDA
- a CDS encoding tetratricopeptide repeat protein; the protein is MIPFALQTPPTQQQPLSPQAIQAKAEALEKAQKWNELADLFESLAPRDRGFFLTYWLKALQKAQRWERMLEVCEAAIPQIEAKSGPKAGLERLLRANALSRLERHPEALAAHRENGKLGSMASYRSACSEARLVPDWLSEQACADALLALKPGDAEALAWKGEALAQQKKFEDAESTLREALKADPKQSFAWSNLGRCLNERAAFREALEVLNQSLALDPTLPEAHYNRGRTNFELKQFQESVEDFRFALASRPGDPDLLENLRQAERYLKAARHGAKSR
- the lon gene encoding endopeptidase La; amino-acid sequence: MAEENGSQLLQIEETPRIPEVLPVLPLRDVVVYPFVIQPLSVSREKSLRAVNTALVESRMVLLLSQKQVEMDNPGPDDLYRIGTAALIMRVLKLPDGRIRALVQGIQRVRVEYFTETEELLKARVEPVTEPEGVAPTVESDALMRSVKQTLEKAVSLGKTMPQEVLIIASNLENPGRLSDLVASNLEMKPRQLQEVLEITDPLPRLKRVNELLMREIELLEVQQKITLEAKGEIDKGQREYYLRQQLKAIQQELGEGSELAEEIQAFRDKLAKLVVPEEVMTEIERQLKKLERMHPDSSETAVTRTYLEWMTELPWGLRDVESLDLAKAAEVLDEDHYGLKKIKERLLEFLAVRKLNPNLKGTILCLVGPPGVGKTSLGRSIAKALGRKYARISLGGVHDESEIRGHRRTYVGAMPGRIIQALHQVKSMNPVIMLDEVDKIGRDMRGDPSAALLEVLDPEQNHTFRDHYLNVPLDLSQVLFLANANELDPIQPAFRDRMEIIHLSSYTLEEKLGIAVRHLIPKQLEKHGITVKQLVFTKAGLTSLVTGYTREAGLRQLEREIGAVCRKVARSVADESFKSKITLTEKNIQELLGPIKILPDERLKAPRIGVVTGLAWTSTGGEVLFVEGLSMPGKGGLILTGQLGDVMKESAQAALSYIRSRSEAFEIDPELFQKRDLHIHFPEGAIPKDGPSAGLAMATVLLSALKGIPIRNTFAMTGEIDLRGEALAIGGLKEKSLAALRLGLRDIIIPKPNLKDLEDIEPEVRKQLRFHPVSHVEEVFEKALVGWVRPEQRKKAKIGIKKNNRKK